GATCGTGGGCCCGGGGATGCAGGTGGCGGCCGACCGGGAGGCGGGCACGTTCGCCTGCGAGTCGCCGTGGGTCAGTGGCTCGCGCGAGACCGCCCGGGTGCTCGTCGAGGGCCGGCTGCCCGGCGTCGATCTGCGCCGCACCGCCGACCCGCTGCTGCGGCACCTGCTCGACACCGGGCAGTGCCGCCCGTACGGGCTGGGCCCCGGCAGGACCGGCTACGTCGCGGGCGGACTCGCCGTCACGGGGCGGCCGTTCCACGTCGTGGACGGCGACGGGGCGCCGCACCCGCGGCGGTTCGCCGTGGGCGTGCCCACGGAGTCCGCGGACGGGGTCACCGCGGCGGCGATCCGCCCGGCGGTGGGCTCGGCGACGCTCACCGACACCGACGCCATCGCCCGCGCCGTCCTCGCCCCGGCGGGACCGCCTCCGCGCGGGCGCGACGACCGCAGCAACCGCCGGGCGGAAGAAGCGCGGCGGGGCTGAGCCGGGTGCCGGGCACCACCACCGCACGGGGGTGCCCGGCCCCCGGACAGGAACCGCCGGCCCCCGCGCCGTCGCGCGGGGGCCGGTGCTCCCTGTCGTACGGATCCGCCTGCCCGGGCGGCCCGCCGCCTGCGGGCTACGGGCGCGGGGGCTTCAGCCCGAGAGCCGGGCGGTGGCGCGGCCCTGCACGATGCGGGCCACGTGCACCCGGGACGGGCAGTCGAGCCGCTGCATGACCTGCCGCAGGTGGTTGACCACCGTCCACTCGGACAGCTCCAGCGCGCGGGCGATCTGCCGGTTCGTCATCCCCTCGGCCACCAGCTCCGCCACCTGGAGCTGACGGTGCGTCAGCCGCTCAAGACCGCCCGCGGGCGCGGCCTCCGCCTCCTCCCGCGCGGCCTCCGCCAGCGCGGCGCGCGCGGCGAGGAGCATGCCCCCGTGGCCGTCGGGGGCCGCGGGCTCCGGCGCCCCCTGCGGCGGGTCGTCGCCGCGCTCCGGGATCCGGTCGGCCAGCGCGCCCAGCCGCCGGTACGCCTCCCCGCCGGCCGGCACCGTCCCGGCGGCCGCGAGCAGCACGGCGCGGACGTCCCGTACCGGCGCGGCGTGCGCCAGCAGCAGTTCCACTGCCTCGCCTGCCCCGGCCCGGGCCCGGGCGTGGCCGCGCTGCGCCACCGCAAGCGCGGCCAGCGTCAGCGCCGCCTGCCGCGGCTCGCCCAGCTCCAGCAGCCCGCGCGCCGCCTTCACCAGCGGCTCCTCCGGCTGCCGCCGGCCGACGGCGGCGCGCGCGGCGGCGAGCGTACGCAGTACGCGGGCGGCCGCGACCGTGCCGCCCGGGGCACGCTTGCCGGCGAGCGCGAACTCGGCCTGCTGGAGGGCGCCCACGGCGTCGCCGCGGCCCAGCATCAGCTCGGCGCGGAGCGCCGCGGCGCGGGCGGCGGCGTCGAGGGAGCGGCCGAGGCGTTCGATGTACGCCTCGGCGCGTGCCCAGTCGCCTTCCGTCAGGGCCCAGCGGGCCGCGGCCTCCGTGGCCTGGGCGCCCTCGGCGCCCGTGAGCGCCGCCAGGGAGCCGTCGAGCAGTGCGCCCGCGGTGCCGAGGAGGTCGTGTACGGTCCACGCCTCCTCCAGCGCCAGCAGCATCCGGGCTGCCGCGGCGTGCTCGCCTGTCTCCTGGTTCAGCCGGGCGATCGCGAACAGATCGGGCGTGCGCTCGGCCACCAGCTCCAGCCAGTACGCGCGCTCCTTCGGCAGCCGCAGCCCCTGCCGGGCCTGGAGCGCGAACTCCAGCGTGTGCGCGGCGTGCCGCGCCCGGGTGGCCGCCAGGTCCGCGGGGTCCGCGGCCAGCCGCGCGCGGTAGTGCTGACGGGTGGCGCGGAACATCCGGAACTCGGGCTCCGCGCCCTCGCGCTTGACGCTGTGCAGCAGGCTCTTGCGGACCAGCGCGTCCAGTCCCTGCACGGTCTGCGCCCAGGTGAGGCCGGCGACCTGCTGGGCCACGGCCAGGTCGAAGGCGCCCTCGCAGACCGAGAGACGGCGCAGCAGTTGCAGCTCGCCGGCGGTGAGCGCCGCGTCTCCCCAGGAGAGCGCGGCGTCCATGGAGCCGTGCCGGGAGGGTACGTCCACCAGCCTTCTGCTGTAGAGCTGTTCGCCGTCGCGTATGCGCTGGAGCATCCGGCGCGGGCTGAGGGCGCCGACCGCGCGGGCGGCTTCCTCCACCGCCAGCGGCACGCCCTCCAGGAGTGCGCAGATCTCCGCGATGCCGTCGCGGTCCGCGGCGGAGGTGACGGCCCAGCGGTAGTGCGGCTGGAGGCGGGCGACGAACAGCCGCGCCGCGTCGGACGCCGCGGACGGTCCCGCCGCCCCGGCGGCGCCGGTGGCCAGCGGGCCGAGCGGGAAGATCCGCTCGGCGTGGATGTCGAGCGCGACCCGGCTGGTGAACACCACGCACAGCCTGGGGATGCGCCGCAGCAGCACGGCGATGTCCCCGGCGACGGCGCGGGCGGCCAGGTCCCCGTTGTCGAGGACGAGCAGCAGCTCGCGGTCGGCCGCGCGGTCGGCGAGCGCCGTCCAGGCCGCCTCCCGGGCGTCGCCGTCCGGCGGCCGGCTCAGTGCCGCCGCGACCCGCGTCCAGACGCCGTCCGCGTCGGCGGCGGCGGCCAGGTCCACGCTCACCGCGGCGCTGGGGTCCGTGCCGGTACGGTCCGCGAGCGCGGCGCGTACGAGGGCGCTCTTGCCCACGCCCGCCAGGCCGGTGACCGTCAGCAGCCGGCAGCCGGGGGCCGCCAGCCTGGCCCGGACGTCGGCGATCTCCTGCTCCCGGCCGATCAGGGTGTCGTGGAGCCCCGGAGGCCCCTCGGGAGCGAGGTCGGCGTCCCACTCGCCGGGTGCCGTAGAGCGGGTCAGTTCCACGAGAATGCTCACCAGATTGCCCCCTTGGCAGCGTCGATCAGGTGGTCCCCCGAGAGCACCAACAACGTCGCCTCTTTCCGGTGCATCTCATCTCCCCGCATCGCGTGACCAGCGTGCGCTCCGCACATCCAGAACCGCTGAAGGATCGGTGGAAGAGCAGGCCCGGTCACGCGTATCCGCGCAGGTGCGCCCGCAGGCGGGGGGCCGGCGGGCGGGGGTGCCCCGGCGGCGGGCGGCCCCGGCCGCGTACGGCAGCCGGAAGGCGGCGGTGCCGCGGCCGGCTCAGGCGTCCGGTTCCCGGGCGCACGGCAGCACGGCGGCCACCGCGAAACCGGCCGCGCACGGACGGTGGCCCGCGGTGAGCAACCCGCCCACGCTACGGGCGCGTTCCCGCATGCCGGCGATGCCGTAGCCCTCGCGCCGCGGGCCCGCCGCCGGCAGCGGCTCCCTGCCGCGGCCGGCCGGTCCTTCGTCGGTGACGGAGACCGACAGCGCCTCCGCGTCCTCGTCGTAGCGCACCTCGACCAGCACCCGCACGCCGGGCCCCGCGTGCTGCACGGCGTTGGTGAGCGACTGCTGCACGATCCGGTACGCGGCCGCCCCCACCGCCTGCGGCACCTCCGGCTCCGCCGCGACCTCCAACCGCACCCGCGCGCCCGCCGACTGCGCCGCCTCGGCCAGTCCTTCGAGTCCCGCGAGCCCCGGCAGCGGCCCGGTGGCGTCCTGGCCGCCGTCGCCCGTGCGCAGCACCTGGAGCGTCGTGCGCAGCTCCGCGCGGGCGTGCCGGCAGGTGCCGGCGATGCCGTCCAGCGCCTCGGCGACGGCCTTGCGGTCGAGCCGGTCCGGATCCGAGACGAGGAGGTGGGCGGCGACGGAGGTCTGCACCCCGATCAGCGTGATGCTGTGCGCCAGCAGGTCGTGCAGGTCGCGGGCGATGCGCAGCCGCTCCTCGACCACGCGTCTGGCCGCGGTCTCCTCCCGGGTGCGCTCGGCCCGTTCGGCCCGCTCGACGATCGCGGAGAGGTAGTTGCGGTGCACCCGGGCGGCCTCGCCGAAGAGGGCGACGGCGATGATCCAGCCGGAGATCCGCAGGATGTCCATGGCGCGGCTCATGTCGACCGTCGTCAGCACGCCCGTCAGCGCGGCGAGCATCCCGCCGACGACCAGCGCGGTCCGCAGCCGGGGCCCGGCGAAGGCGAGCGAGTAGACGGCGACGACGGTGGCGGGCCCCGGCGCGTGGTGGACGTTCTGCAGTGCGTGGTACGGGAGTTGCAGGGCGATCACCGCCGCGAACGCCGCCATCGGCGCAGGACGCCGCCACGCGAGCGCGGCGCAGGTGGCGGCCAGCAGCACCCAGCCCAGCGCGTCGGGCCGGTGCGCGCCCTCCTCGACCTCCGCCAGCAGCGCGAGCCCCGCCGACATGGCCGCCACGGACACCGCGAGCGCTATGTCCCTGCGGAGGGGCATCACGAACCGCCCCTGTACCGATATCGGTGACGGCATGCGGTTCTTCCTCACCCGGACGGCCCGGTCGTGTCGTCGCGGGGAGGGGCTCCGGGCGACGGTGGAAGCCCCGCCGGGCAGCCCTTGGGGGTGCCGCCCGGCGGGGCGGGGACCGCGGGTTCCGGCCGGGGGAACCGGAGCCCGCAGGCTGGTGGGTTGAGCACCGCGCCGGCCGCCGGACGCCGCCCGTCGCGGACCCGGCCGGGGGGAGCGGGCCCGCACAGGAGGCGGACGCGCCGCCGCTACCCGGACACCTCCCCCACCCGTTCGGGACGACTGATGTTCCCGTGCTCGTACGTACCCAGCGTCCCGGCAGCCCGGGCAGGTGTCCTCGCTCCCGCGACCGAGACCGGCGCTACTGCCCCGGGCGGCCCGGGCGGGCCGCTACTCCCGCGGGAGTACCCGCCGGTAGTAGTGCGTCTCCCGGTCAGCCGCCGGGGGTGAGCTTCCTGGTCATCACCACGTGCGGACCGACGCCCTCGATGTCGAACTCGGCGCCGCGCACCTCGAAGCCGTGCTTCAGGTAGAAACCGGCCGCCGAGGTACGGGCGTTGCACCAGACCAGGTGCGCGTCGCGGGCCGCGGCCTCGGCGAGCCCCGCGGCCAGGACGGCGACGCCGTAGCCCCGCCCGCGGACGGCGGGCGCGCTGGCCATGCCGCGGAAGCGGTAGGCGGGGGTGCCGTCGCCGGGGAGGAGTTCGGGGCAGAAGGAGACGCAGGCCGCGAGCGCGCCCCGCTCGTCGTACGCGGCGAGGTGGAAGGCGCCCGGCGCGCCGTCCTCCGCGAACTCCGCCTCGGCGGGCGGGCGTCCGGGCAGCAGCACGGAGTGGCGCAGTGCGAAGATCTCGGCGACGTCGACCCGGGCGGTGCGGATGGCCATGCGCCGAGCATAGGCCGGGCCCGCGGGACTCCCGCCGGGCGGGGGGCGTTGCCCGTACGGCGGCGCCCTCTCCGCCGCACGCCTCGGGCCCGCGACCGTCAGGTGGACGGACGGCGGGCCCGCCGCGGCACGGTCCGCTCCCTACGCGATCAGGTCCGCCAGCGGCACCGCCGGGTCGCCCAGGCGCTCCGCATCGACCCGGGCGCCGGAGCGGACCAGGTTCTGGATGCCCTCGGTGACGTCCCACACGTTCATGTTCATGCCCGCGAGCACCCGGCCCTCCTTGAGCCAGAAGGCGACGAACTCCCGCCGCCCCACGTCCCCGCGGCACACCACCTGGTCGTACGAGCCGGGCGGCGCGTGCCCCGAGTACTCCAGGCCCATGTCGTACTGGTCGGAGAAGAAGTACGGCACCCGGTCGTACGTCACGTCCTGCCCGAGCATGGCGCGGGCCGCGGCCGGGCCGCCGTTGAGCGCGTTCGCCCAGTGCTCCACCCGCAGCCGGCCGCCCCCGGCGGCGGGGTGGAGGAAGGAGGCGACGTCGCCGGTGGCGTAGACGTCGGGGTCGGAGGTGCGCAGCGAGGCGTCGGTGGCGATGCCGCCGCCCTCCGCGCGGGGCGCGACGTCGAGCCCGGCGGCCTCGGCGAGCGCGGTGCGCGGGGCGGCGCCGATGGCGGCCAGCACGTCGTGCGCCGGGTGCTCCTCGCCGTCGTCGGTGAGCGCGGCCAGCACCATGCCGTCCTTGCCGGTGATCGCGGTGAGCCGGGCGCCGAAGTGGAACTTCACCCCGTGCTCGCCGTGCAGGTCGGCGAAGACCTGGCCGATCTCCGGGCCGAGCACCCGGTGCAGCGGCGTGGGCTCCGGCTCGACGACCGTGACCTCCGCCCCGTACGTGCGCGCCGCCGCGGCGACCTCCAGGCCGATCCAGCCGGCGCCCGCGATGACGAGCTGGCCGTTGTCCCGGCCGAGGGCGGCGAGGACGCCGCGCAGCAGCTCGGCGTGGGCGAGGCGGCGCAGGTGGTGGACGCCGGCGAGGTCGGTGCCGGGGATGTCGAGGCGGCGGGGCTCGGCGCCGGTGGCCAGGAGGAGCTTGTCGTAGTGCACCCGGGTGCCGTCGCCGAGGCTCACGGTCTTCGCGGCGCGGTCGAGCGCGGTGACCGTCTGCCCGAGGTGCAGTTCGACCTCCGCCTCCGCGTACCAGCCGGACGGCTGCGCGAAGACGCTGTCGCGCTCTTCCTTGCCGAGGAGGTAGCCCTTGGACAGCGGCGGTCGCTCGTACGGGTGGTCGCGCTCGTCGCCGATGAGGATGACCCGGCCGGTGAACCCTTCCGATCGCAGCGTCTCTGCTGCTTTCGCACCGGCCAGTCCTCCACCGACGATGACGAACGTCTGATGTGCGTCGACCACTTCACGCCTCCTAGTCCCTGGCCCCGACCATCCATTT
The Streptomyces sp. CNQ-509 DNA segment above includes these coding regions:
- a CDS encoding LuxR C-terminal-related transcriptional regulator, producing MSILVELTRSTAPGEWDADLAPEGPPGLHDTLIGREQEIADVRARLAAPGCRLLTVTGLAGVGKSALVRAALADRTGTDPSAAVSVDLAAAADADGVWTRVAAALSRPPDGDAREAAWTALADRAADRELLLVLDNGDLAARAVAGDIAVLLRRIPRLCVVFTSRVALDIHAERIFPLGPLATGAAGAAGPSAASDAARLFVARLQPHYRWAVTSAADRDGIAEICALLEGVPLAVEEAARAVGALSPRRMLQRIRDGEQLYSRRLVDVPSRHGSMDAALSWGDAALTAGELQLLRRLSVCEGAFDLAVAQQVAGLTWAQTVQGLDALVRKSLLHSVKREGAEPEFRMFRATRQHYRARLAADPADLAATRARHAAHTLEFALQARQGLRLPKERAYWLELVAERTPDLFAIARLNQETGEHAAAARMLLALEEAWTVHDLLGTAGALLDGSLAALTGAEGAQATEAAARWALTEGDWARAEAYIERLGRSLDAAARAAALRAELMLGRGDAVGALQQAEFALAGKRAPGGTVAAARVLRTLAAARAAVGRRQPEEPLVKAARGLLELGEPRQAALTLAALAVAQRGHARARAGAGEAVELLLAHAAPVRDVRAVLLAAAGTVPAGGEAYRRLGALADRIPERGDDPPQGAPEPAAPDGHGGMLLAARAALAEAAREEAEAAPAGGLERLTHRQLQVAELVAEGMTNRQIARALELSEWTVVNHLRQVMQRLDCPSRVHVARIVQGRATARLSG
- a CDS encoding sensor histidine kinase, yielding MPSPISVQGRFVMPLRRDIALAVSVAAMSAGLALLAEVEEGAHRPDALGWVLLAATCAALAWRRPAPMAAFAAVIALQLPYHALQNVHHAPGPATVVAVYSLAFAGPRLRTALVVGGMLAALTGVLTTVDMSRAMDILRISGWIIAVALFGEAARVHRNYLSAIVERAERAERTREETAARRVVEERLRIARDLHDLLAHSITLIGVQTSVAAHLLVSDPDRLDRKAVAEALDGIAGTCRHARAELRTTLQVLRTGDGGQDATGPLPGLAGLEGLAEAAQSAGARVRLEVAAEPEVPQAVGAAAYRIVQQSLTNAVQHAGPGVRVLVEVRYDEDAEALSVSVTDEGPAGRGREPLPAAGPRREGYGIAGMRERARSVGGLLTAGHRPCAAGFAVAAVLPCAREPDA
- a CDS encoding GNAT family N-acetyltransferase, with the protein product MAIRTARVDVAEIFALRHSVLLPGRPPAEAEFAEDGAPGAFHLAAYDERGALAACVSFCPELLPGDGTPAYRFRGMASAPAVRGRGYGVAVLAAGLAEAAARDAHLVWCNARTSAAGFYLKHGFEVRGAEFDIEGVGPHVVMTRKLTPGG
- a CDS encoding NAD(P)/FAD-dependent oxidoreductase, which produces MVDAHQTFVIVGGGLAGAKAAETLRSEGFTGRVILIGDERDHPYERPPLSKGYLLGKEERDSVFAQPSGWYAEAEVELHLGQTVTALDRAAKTVSLGDGTRVHYDKLLLATGAEPRRLDIPGTDLAGVHHLRRLAHAELLRGVLAALGRDNGQLVIAGAGWIGLEVAAAARTYGAEVTVVEPEPTPLHRVLGPEIGQVFADLHGEHGVKFHFGARLTAITGKDGMVLAALTDDGEEHPAHDVLAAIGAAPRTALAEAAGLDVAPRAEGGGIATDASLRTSDPDVYATGDVASFLHPAAGGGRLRVEHWANALNGGPAAARAMLGQDVTYDRVPYFFSDQYDMGLEYSGHAPPGSYDQVVCRGDVGRREFVAFWLKEGRVLAGMNMNVWDVTEGIQNLVRSGARVDAERLGDPAVPLADLIA